The following coding sequences are from one Panthera leo isolate Ple1 chromosome E1, P.leo_Ple1_pat1.1, whole genome shotgun sequence window:
- the USP36 gene encoding ubiquitin carboxyl-terminal hydrolase 36 isoform X2, translating into MPIVDKLKEALKPGRKDSADDGELGKLLASSAKKVLLQKIEFEPASKSFSYQLESLKSKYVLLNPKTEGAGRHRSGDEPQARRQGSEHAYESCGDGVPAPQKVLFPTERLSLKWERVYRVGAGLHNLGNTCFLNSTVQCLTYTPPLANYLLSKEHARNCHQGSFCMLCVMQNHIVQAFANSGNAIKPVSFIRDLKKIARHFRFGNQEDAHEFLRYTIDAMQKACLNGCAKLDRQTQATTLVHQIFGGYLRSRVKCSVCKSVSDTYDPYLDVALEIRQAADIVRALELFVKPDVLSGDNAYMCAKCKKKVPASKRFTIHRTSNVLTLSLKRFANFSGGKITKDVGYPEFLNLRPYMSQSSGEPVMYGLYAVLVHSGYSCHAGHYYCYVKASNGQWYQMNDSSVRSSNIKVVLNQQAYVLFYMQIPGSKKSPDGSLPRTASSAPGRAGVVADRFRKNVGNGTLCSPLTGKRPDPATLKKLQATEELGVLVSRNGSVLGLKSQNGYVPPKPPLGSPSPRLSKTPPNTPTILDEPGKKVKKPSPLQFVSPSRRASQGLHGTSTGSGGRGEGHRPGSWDGRAAAPSTSPRLPAGVTASGPAAGSERPEPDRRGSGGPSPEHSASSDPTKAPPTPESGAAPSGDSQGTNPRALPGGEDSKAAKPKPPVLSTTATEPASIMSPPPAKKLALSAKKASTLRRAAGNDLRPPLSPLSDLTYPRKTTHPVAASAWPVSAIRALSPAPRPSSRPKLPVGPCSSLSSSPRPLGTSDPQSCSSASAPLPQVNGGFRAPPHQLPEASKPPRSLCKKRKRNRRGETQGRGSEMCAVAAAPPGKRRKKKGKRAEAVDASPLQEGQVQRQHRGLERRKEGRAEVPVDRLEEEGGRQQENGQQAGCVADGHHVSGRKRRREGAEGLGAEDGLPRDPPWHSCSLLDVTESEASTASPRKKKKKRRQQESRQEVQENELPEACRGETQRGPAIPGSQPSPAVNGRRPGDRAGQARAPRVSWVRDGEADVLQELLEYSSDKAYGRKVLTWDGEVSAVSQDAIQDSRWARAATVIDDWDEEFDRGKEKKVKKFKKEKKRTFNAFQKLQSRRNFWSVTHPAKATSLSYRR; encoded by the exons ATGCCAATAGTCGATAAGTTGAAGGAAGCCCTGAAACCCGGCCGCAAGGACTCGGCTGACGATGGAGAGCTGGGGAAGCTCCTGGCCTCCTCTGCCAAGAAAGTCCTTCTACAGAAGATTGAGTTCGAGCCAGCCAGCAAGAGTTTCTCCTATCAGCTGGAGTCCTTAAAGAGCAAATATGTCTTGCTGAACCCTAAAACGGAGGGAGCCGGTCGCCACAGGAGTGGAGACGAGCCTCAGGCCAGGAGACAGG GCAGCGAGCATGCGTACGAGAGCTGTGGGGACGGTGTCCCCGCCCCACAGAAAGTGCTCTTCCCCACCGAGCGGCTGTCTCTAAAGTGGGAGCGGGTTTACCGCGTGGGAGCGGGGCTCCACAACCTCGGCAACACCTGCTTCTTGAACTCGACCGTACAGTGCTTGACCTACACCCCGCCTCTGGCCAACTACCTGCTCTCCAAGGAGCATGCTCGCAACT GTCACCAAGGCAGCTTCTGCATGCTGTGCGTCATGCAGAACCACATTGTGCAGGCCTTCGCCAACAGCGGCAACGCCATCAAGCCCGTCTCCTTCATCCGAGATCTGAAAA AGATTGCCCGGCATTTCCGCTTTGGGAACCAGGAGGATGCACACGAATTTCTGCGGTACACCATCGACGCCATGCAGAAGGCCTGTTTGAATGGCTGTGCCAA GTTGGATCGTCAGACGCAGGCAACCACTCTGGTCCATCAGATTTTTGGAGGCTATCTCAGATCGCGTG TGAAATGCTCGGTGTGCAAAAGCGTCTCAGACACGTACGACCCCTACTTGGACGTAGCGCTGGAGATCCGG CAAGCCGCTGACATCGTGCGCGCTCTGGAGCTTTTTGTGAAGCCAGATGTCCTGAGTGGAGACAACGCCTATATGTGTGCGAA ATGCAAGAAGAAGGTTCCGGCCAGCAAGCGCTTCACCATCCACAGAACGTCCAACGTCTTAACCCTCTCCCTCAAACGCTTTGCCAACTTCAGTGGGGGAAAGATCACGAAG GATGTGGGCTACCCGGAATTCCTGAACCTCCGTCCGTACATGTCCCAGAGCAGCGGCGAGCCCGTCATGTACGGGCTGTACGCGGTCCTCGTGCACTCTGGCTACAGCTGCCACGCGGGCCACTACTACTGCTACGTGAAG GCAAGCAACGGACAGTGGTACCAGATGAACGATTCCTCGGTCCGTTCCAGCAACATCAAGGTGGTTCTGAACCAGCAGGCCTACGTGCTCTTCTATATGCA AATCCCGGGCTCTAAGAAGAGTCCTGACGGCTCCCTCCCCAGGACGGCGTCCTCCGCTCCCGGCCGGGCAGGTGTGGTCGCCGACCGCTTCAGGAAGAATGTTGGCAACGGGACTCTTTGCTCCCCGCTGACCGGAAAG CGACCGGACCCCGCGACGCTGAAGAAGCTGCAGGCCACTGAGGAGCTCGGCGTGCTTGTTTCCAGAAACGGCTCCGTGTTGGGTCTGAAGTCTCAGAATGGATACGTTCCTCCAAAGCCACCCTTGGGGTCCCCTTCCCCCCGACTCTCCAAAACGCCCCCCAACACTCCGACCATTCTGGATGAGCCCGGAAAGAAAGTCAAGAAGCCGAGTCCCCTGCAGTTCGTGTCCCCGTCACGCAGAGCTTCTCAGGGGCTCCACGGTACCAGCACCGGGAGCGGCGGCAGGGGCGAGGGCCACAGGCCCGGCTCCTGGGACGGCAGGGCTGCTGCCCCCTCTACCTCACCCAGGCTCCCGGCCGGAGTGACTGCCAGCGGGCCCGCGGCGGGCAGCGAGCGTCCCGAGCCCGACAGGAGGGGTTCCGGTGGTCCCAGCCCGGAGCACTCCGCCAGCAGCGACCCCACCAAGGCCCCCCCAACGCCCGAGAGCGGAGCCGCCCCCTCGGGTGATTCTCAGGGAACAAACCCCAGAGCGCTGCCGGGCGGAGAGGACTCCAAGGCGGCGAAGCCCAAGCCCCCCGTCCTGAGCACCACCGCCACTGAGCCCGCAAGCATCATGTCTCCTCCACCAGCCAAAAAACTGGCCCTTTCTGCCAAGAAG GCCAGCACCCTGCGGAGGGCAGCCGGCAATGACCTCCGTCCACCCCTCTCACCATTGTCCGACCTCACCTACCCCAGGAAAACCACTCACCCGGTCGCCGCCTCCGCCTGGCCTGTCAGTGCCATCAG GGCGCTCTCACCTGCTCCCAGACCATCCAGCCGTCCGAAGCTCCCCGTCGGCCCCTGCTCGTCACTGTCCAGTAGCCCCCGACCCCTCGGGACGTCAGACCCACAGAGCTGCTCCTCCGCCTCTGCTCCCCTGCCTCAGGTCAACGGGGGCTTCCGGGCCCCTCCACACCAGCTGCCGGAGGCCAGCAAGCCCCCCCGGAGCCtctgtaagaagaggaagaggaaccgGAGGGGAGAGACGCAGGGGCGGGGCTCAGAGATGTGCGCCGTGGCCGCAGCCCCTCccgggaagaggagaaagaagaaggggaaACGCGCGGAGGCCGTGGACGCCTCccccctgcaggaggggcaggtGCAGAGGCAGCACCGGGGCCTCGAGCGCAGGAAGGAGGGCCGGGCGGAGGTGCCCGTGGAccgcctggaggaggagggcggaCGGCAGCAAGAGAACGGCCAGCAAGCAGGGTGCGTGGCCGACGGCCACCACGTGAGCGGCAGGAAGAGGAGGCGGGAGGGAGCCGAGGGCCTCGGTGCCGAAGACGGCCTCCCACGGGACCCACCGTGGCACAG CTGTTCTCTCTTGGATGTCACCGAGTCAGAGGCCAGTACAGCAtctccaaggaaaaagaaaaagaaaagaaggcagcagGAGTCACGGCAGGAAGTACAAGAGAACGAGCTCCCCGAAGCCTGCAGGGGCGAGACGCAGAGGGGCCCTGCCATCCCTGGGAGCCAGCCCTCACCGGCCGTGAACGGCAGGCGGCCCGGGGACCGAGCAG GGCAGGCACGGGCTCCTCGCGTGTCCTGGGTCCGAGACGGGGAGGCCGACGTGCTCCAGGAGCTGCTTGAGTATTCCTCAGATAAAGCCTACGGGAGGAAAG TGTTGACGTGGGACGGCGAGGTGTCGGCCGTCAGTCAGGACGCCATTCAGGACAGCAGATGGGCCCGCGCGGCCACGGTGATCGACGACTGGGATGAAGAGTTCGATCGAGGGAAG gaaaagaaagtgaaaaagttcaagaaagagaagaaaagaacctTCAACGCCTTCCAGAAACTTCAGAGTAGACGGAACTTTTGGTCTGTGACTCACCCAGCTAAGGCTACCAGCCTCAGTTACCGCCGCTGA